One genomic region from bacterium encodes:
- a CDS encoding DUF4372 domain-containing protein, producing the protein MYSGQLIFSQVIDHLPMHTFRRCVQRYRGNHHIRSFSCLDQFLCMVFAQLTYRESLRDIEVCLRAQQSKLYHMGIRGQVSRSTLA; encoded by the coding sequence ATGTACAGTGGGCAGCTCATATTTTCTCAGGTTATCGATCATCTTCCCATGCACACCTTCCGGCGATGTGTTCAACGTTATCGTGGCAATCACCATATCAGAAGCTTTTCTTGTCTGGATCAATTCCTGTGTATGGTCTTCGCCCAACTCACCTACAGAGAAAGCCTGCGGGATATCGAAGTCTGTTTGCGTGCTCAGCAAAGCAAACTGTACCACATGGGTATCAGGGGCCAAGTATCACGAAGCACCCTGGC